A stretch of Longimicrobium sp. DNA encodes these proteins:
- a CDS encoding GntR family transcriptional regulator translates to MVEREWNDSQPIYRQLRDMVAAMILDGVLNEGDPLPSVRQVAAEYRVNHLTVLKGYQQLVDERLVETRRGRGMFINPGARDLLLQGEREKFLTEQWPRIQETIQRLGLTPEDLLAAAAASASNPAKER, encoded by the coding sequence ACAGCCAGCCCATCTACCGGCAGCTTCGCGACATGGTGGCCGCGATGATCCTGGACGGCGTGCTGAACGAGGGTGATCCGCTGCCCTCGGTCCGGCAGGTGGCGGCCGAGTACCGCGTCAACCACCTGACGGTGCTCAAGGGCTACCAGCAGCTGGTGGACGAGCGGCTGGTGGAGACCAGGCGCGGCCGCGGCATGTTCATCAATCCCGGCGCGCGCGACCTGCTGCTGCAGGGGGAGCGCGAGAAGTTCCTCACCGAGCAGTGGCCCCGAATCCAGGAAACCATCCAGCGGCTGGGCCTTACGCCGGAGGACCTGCTCGCCGCCGCCGCGGCATCCGCGTCCAATCCCGCCAAGGAGCGCTGA
- a CDS encoding ABC transporter ATP-binding protein: MACIQARGLRKSFGSTVALDGLDLTVEEGRIVGLIGPNGAGKTTALNAILGLTRYEGELNVLGHNPWSERDRLARDVSFIADVAVLPRWLRVSQALDYVAGVHPRFDRGKADGFLANTEIRRTSKVGELSKGMVAQLHLALVMAIDARLLVLDEPTLGLDILYRKQFYDSLLNDFFDRTRTIVVTTHQVEEIQDVLTDLVFIDRGRLVLECSMEEFEQRYVEVMVRPGQLPAARALGPIHERHLFGRSILLFDQADRDEVSALGELRTPSIADVFVAVMGSRPGQERGAGQ; encoded by the coding sequence ATGGCATGCATTCAAGCCCGCGGGCTGCGCAAGTCGTTCGGCAGCACGGTGGCGCTCGACGGTCTGGACCTGACGGTGGAAGAGGGCCGCATCGTGGGGCTGATCGGTCCCAACGGGGCGGGGAAGACCACCGCGCTCAACGCCATCCTGGGCCTCACCCGCTACGAGGGCGAGCTGAACGTGCTGGGGCACAATCCGTGGAGCGAGCGCGACCGGCTGGCGCGCGACGTTTCGTTCATTGCCGACGTCGCGGTGCTGCCGCGCTGGCTGCGGGTTTCGCAGGCGCTGGACTACGTGGCGGGCGTGCATCCGCGCTTCGACCGCGGCAAGGCCGACGGCTTCCTGGCCAATACCGAGATCCGGCGCACGAGCAAAGTCGGCGAGCTGTCCAAGGGGATGGTGGCGCAGCTGCACCTGGCGCTGGTGATGGCCATCGACGCCAGGCTGCTGGTGCTCGATGAGCCGACGCTGGGGCTGGACATCCTCTACCGCAAGCAGTTCTACGATTCGCTGCTGAACGACTTCTTCGACCGCACGCGCACCATCGTGGTCACGACCCACCAGGTGGAGGAGATCCAGGACGTGCTGACGGACCTGGTGTTCATCGACCGCGGGCGCCTCGTTTTGGAGTGCAGCATGGAAGAGTTCGAGCAGCGCTACGTGGAGGTGATGGTTCGCCCCGGGCAGCTGCCCGCGGCACGCGCGCTGGGGCCCATCCACGAGCGCCACCTGTTCGGCCGCAGCATCCTGCTGTTCGATCAAGCGGATCGTGACGAGGTGTCGGCGCTTGGCGAGCTGCGCACGCCCAGCATCGCGGACGTGTTCGTCGCCGTCATGGGCAGCCGTCCGGGCCAGGAACGCGGAGCCGGCCAATGA